From a region of the Rhinopithecus roxellana isolate Shanxi Qingling unplaced genomic scaffold, ASM756505v1 contig969, whole genome shotgun sequence genome:
- the LOC115896239 gene encoding 40S ribosomal protein S2 → MTPVQRGGPEGRGARGGKAEDKEWMPVTKLGRLVKDMKIKSLEEIYLFSLPIKESEIIDFFLGASLKDEVLKIMPVQKQTRAGQRTRFKAFVAIGDYNGHVGLGVKCSKEVATAIRGAIILAKLSIVPVRRGYWGNKIGKPHTVPCKVTGRCGSVLVRLIPAPRGTGIVSAPVPKKLLMMAGIDDCYTSARGCTATLGNFAKATFDAISKTYSYLTPDLWKETVFTKSTYQEFTDHLVKTHTRVAVQQTQAPAVATT, encoded by the exons ATGACCCCGGTGCagcggggtggtccgga aggccgcggagctcgcggaggcaaggccgaggataaggagtggatgcccgtcaccaagctgggccgcttggtcaaggacatgaagatcaagtccctggaggagatctacctcttctctctgcccattaaggaatctgagatcattgactttttcttgggggcctctctcaaagatgaggttttgaagattatgccggtgcagaagcagacccgtgctggtcagcgcaccaggttcaaggcgtttgttgctatcggggactacaatggccacgtcggcctgggtgttaagtgctccaaggaggtggccaccgccatccgtggggccatcatcctggccaaactctccattgtcccggtgcgcagaggctactgggggaacaagatcggcaagccccacaccgtcccttgcaaggtgacaggccgctgtggctctgtgctggtgcgcctcatccctgcacccaggggcactggcatcgtctcagcgcctgtgcccaagaagctgctcatgatggctggtattgatgactgctacacctcagcccggggctgcactgccaccctgggcaacttcgccaaggccacctttgatgccatctctaagacctacagctacctgacccctgacctgtggaaggagactgtgtttaccaagtctacctatcaggaattcactgaccaccttgtcaagacccacaccagagtcgcCGTGCAgcagacccaggctccagctgtggctacaacatag